A genomic window from Chrysoperla carnea chromosome 3, inChrCarn1.1, whole genome shotgun sequence includes:
- the LOC123294997 gene encoding trypsin-1-like: MRGVEKARIEDYPYLVQLVQKKSDSEGLYRCAGVILDESIILTAAECVKLKNANFIIKVGTTDVNEGGLQNQIEGIVSHNLYDPVSLDYNVALVKLKDALKYSDTVQPIELADDGWECNRTNYGSYRGSVVGWTWWGDDKPSNGLLKRSELQVIPQKRCEDFWKIFRGTHRNNNKIFCAYKVDHCGICGGEFGGIFIMNKKVYGFTLGGPRKCAVKKYCELDKEK, translated from the exons ATGAGAGGTGTGGAAAAAGCAAGGATAGAAGATTATCCGTATTTG gttcaattagttcaaaaaaaatcagattCTGAGGGATTATATCGGTGTGCTGGTGTTATTCTTGATGAATCTATAATATTAACTGCCGCTGAGTGCGTAAAGCTAAAAAACgcaaactttattataaaagttggaACAACAGATGTAAATGAAGGTGGATTGCAAAACCAAATCGAGGGGATAGTAAGCCATAATTTATACGATCCTGTTTCATTGGATTATAATGTCGCATTAGTGAAG ttgAAAGACGCACTAAAATATTCAGATACAGTTCAACCAATAGAATTAGCTGATGATGGCTGGGAGTGTAATAGAACTAATTATGGATCTTATAGAGGATCGGTGGTCGGATGGACTTGG TGGGGTGATGATAAACCGTCCAATGGGCTTTTAAAACGTAGCGAACTTCAAGTTATTCCTCAAAAGAGATGTGAAGATTTTTGGAAGATTTTTCGTGGTACtcatcgtaataataataaaatattttgtgcttATAAAGTAGACCATTGCGGAATATGTGGCGGTGAATTTGGTGGGATATTCATTATGAACAAAAAAGTGTATGGCTTTACTTTAGGAGGTCCAAGAAAGTGTGCTGTTAAA AAATATTGCGAATtggataaagaaaaataa
- the LOC123296474 gene encoding U21-ctenitoxin-Pn1a-like: MAQLYEKRRSEWKFLCGAAILDENIVLTHAHCLGEQNNVKYYGVRAGKTKYIQSAERISDLINVERIEKHAGYDEAAIDYDVALIKLSWPIDSEAKTIKIGSNDWTCDECATKGFYRGTIVGWTWFSKDKPTSNDLKRSQLQLTSQTVCDYLWWSKYGRIKYGKGVNPKSNKRIFCAYKVKQQCKESEEDYNNNCVKTLCGSDFAGMFIKDNTLYGISTVSTAKCNTAGVPTFFTRLADKRIKKWVRDTMDALLKQPNTAERCVQWNPNSSRGNCEDSD; encoded by the exons ATG GCTCAATTGTACGAGAAACGTAGATCAGAATGGAAATTTTTGTGCGGTGCTGCAATACTTGATGAGAATATCGTATTAACTCACGCACATTGCTTGGGGGAACAGAACAACGTAAAGTACTATGGTGTTAGAGCTGGAAAAACGAAATATATACAAAGTGCTGAAAGAATTTCTGATCTAATCAATGTAGAGCGTATTGAAAAACATGCTGGTTACGATGAGGCCGCAATAGATTATGATGTTGCATTAATAAAG TTAAGTTGGCCAATAGATTCTGaagcaaaaacaataaaaataggcAGTAATGATTGGACATGTGATGAATGTGCCACAAAAGGATTTTATAGAGGAACAATAGTTGGATGGACTTGG tttagtaaGGATAAACCAACCAGCAACGATTTAAAAAGAAGTCAACTTCAACTCACTTCCCAAACTGTATGTGATTATCTTTGGTGGAGTAAGTATGGTCGCATTAAGTATGGTAAGGGTGTTAATCCTAAAAGTAATAAACGTATATTCTGTGCGTATAAGGTAAAGCAACAATGTAAAGAGAGCGAAGAAGATTATAACAACAATTGTGTAAAAACACTATGTGGCTCTGATTTTGCTGGCATGTTTATAAAAGATAATACACTTTATGGTATTTCGACAGTGAGTACGGCTAAATGCAACACAGCCGGTGTACCAACTTTTTTCACACGTTTGGCagataaaagaattaaaaaatgggTACGTGATACTATGGATGCCCTTTTAAAACAACCAAACACAGCGGAACGTTGTGTTCAGTGGAATCCTAATTCTTCGAGAGGCAATTGCGAGGACTCTGATTAA